The following proteins come from a genomic window of Leguminivora glycinivorella isolate SPB_JAAS2020 chromosome 6, LegGlyc_1.1, whole genome shotgun sequence:
- the LOC125226940 gene encoding nuclear exosome regulator NRDE2-like isoform X2, whose amino-acid sequence MENKVIIAGNIKPLLLTAQDGAGTACSNGEKWRKWRQKFEIFSEANDFDKLTDKKKIAIFLNAIGDDGLEIFDSFHVDRTKETLNSILLKFDQKFNECRNTTVERYNFFTRFQKEESLDEYVTCLNNLAASCKFEDLKESLVKDMFVIGLRNSIIKEKLLQNDEITTVSEAVQIAKTLELSSKRSKLLNEGNHQAQEVQEISNNRTSRHQSRSNFRNNSQNRQSRTRSRSKYNNRVGRDRSSSTPNNSNYNNGTCRRCGQVHRYKCPAQGKTCVICKKQNHFAQCCFNKNKKDNK is encoded by the exons ATGGAGAATAAGGTAATAATCGCAGGAAATATCAAACCGCTACTGCTAACCGCACAAGATGGCGCAGGTACAGCTTGTTCTAACGGCGAAAAATGGAGAAAGTGGCGTCAGAAATTCGAAATTTTCTCAGAGGCTAACGATTTCGACAAATTGACCGACAAAAAGAAAATAgcaatatttttaaatgccatAGGCGACGATGGACTAGAAATATTTGACTCATTCCACGTGGACCGCACTAAAGAAACGTTAAACTCAATTTTACTTAAATTTGACCAGAAATTTAACGAATGTAGAAACACCACCGTCGAGAgatataatttttttacaagATTTCAAAAGGAAGAATCTTTAGATGAGTACGTCACATGTCTCAACAATTTAGCAGCATCATGCAAGTTTGAAGATCTGAAAGAGTCGCTCGTAAAAGACATGTTCGTCATAGGGTTACGAAATAGCATCATTAAAGAAAAACTTCTACAAAACGACGAGATAACCACAGTGAGTGAAGCAGTCCAAATTGCGAAAACTCTGGAATTGTCAAGCAAAAGGTCAAAGTTATTAAACGAAGGTAATCATCAGGCTCAAGAAGTGCAAGAGATTTCCAACAATAGAACCTCAAGACATCAGTCAAGATCGAATTTCAGAAATAACTCCCAAAATAGACAATCAAGAACACGATCAAGATCTAAATACAACAATCGAGTTGGTCGAGACCGCAGCAGTTCAACGCCAAACAACAGCAACTACAACAACGGGACCTGCAGAAGATGTGGCCAGGTACACCGATACAAATGTCCAGCGCAAGGCAAGACTTGTGTCATTTGTAAAAAGCAAAATCATTTTGCTCAATGTTGtttcaacaaaaataaaaaa GACAACAAGTAA
- the LOC125226976 gene encoding sodium/hydrogen exchanger 9B2 isoform X1, translated as MSHSSLSNCHYDSYLPSDSSLETEALTNRHWNGRVSSQAEGPSRRKSNLHNAMAGDLDTSWDRPTHIEGRYKKYSTTSSIYSKKALSQQSEHIERSWWYACCAKCHQEDSGIPSWEPPHWQKICPYPLCPSYRQFAQTLSVFIIGILVWAGVWIIMGDTAAPGGQLFMLTALTILAYFGGWLMVKITTLPALIGMLIVGIIMKNIGFVHFDPEYQKVCSYIRKIALTIILTRAGLDLDPVAMKKLFFTVIKLALIPWTFECVLCAVSAHYLLDLPWNWAFLLGSIVAAVSPAVIVPCLFRLRNKGYGVSKGIPTLVLAVSGVDDAASVAVFGIVSSLMFSSSSMTMNIIQGPLSIVVGLVFGGACGYLLKVVPEKNDAFVVPLRVLMLLAGGIVSVIGSEEIGWGGAGPLAVIAFAFFAGKNWSEQGWEMEDNPVATAFEIFWMFFEPMLFSVTGAQIVISDLELHLVLVGGGILVGCMILRAILTSTCAVRSNLNMKEKIFVGLSWMAKATVQAALGPVAMDAVKKMAELGGTSSEDLIKYERYADIVLNICIMSIVITAPLGAIVITLTGPRLLTKTTKPPVLEGWRRSHRPSIRDISIIDEEEVAERDAEADAPESPEPPAPAPAPAAASTPAPAPAPAPAPITVQPNSRT; from the exons ATGTCTCACAGCAGCCTCAGTAATTGTCACTACGACAGCTACTTACCTTCGGATTCATCCCTTGAGACAGAAGCTCTCACTAACCGGCATTG GAATGGCCGCGTGTCGAGTCAAGCGGAGGGGCCTTCGCGGCGAAAAAGCAACCTCCACAATGCTATGGCGGGAGACTTGGATACATCTTGGG ATCGGCCAACGCACATCGAAGgaagatacaaaaaatattcaacgACATCATCTATTTATTCCAAGAAAGCGTTATCACAGCAAAGCGAACACATAGAAAG GTCGTGGTGGTACGCCTGTTGTGCAAAGTGTCATCAAGAAGACTCCGGCATTCCCTCGTGGGAACCTCCTCACTGGCAGAAGATATGTCCATATCCGCTATGTCCGTCCTACCGGCAGTTCGCGCAGACCTTATCAGTATTCATCATTG GCATACTGGTGTGGGCGGGTGTATGGATCATCATGGGCGACACCGCGGCGCCTGGCGGGCAGCTGTTCATGCTGACGGCGCTCACCATCCTGGCCTACTTCGGCGGCTGGCTGATGGTCAAGATCACCACGCTCCCGGCGCTCATAGGAATGCTCATCGTAGgaattattatgaaaaatatTGGTTTCGTCCACTTTGATCCGGAATACCAAAAAGTCTGCTCGTATATAAG GAAAATAGCTTTAACGATAATTTTAACACGAGCCGGCCTGGATCTGGACCCCGTAGCCATGAAAAAGttgttctttactgtaattaaGCTGGCATTGATACCGTGGACCTTCGAGTGTGTTCTGTGCGCAGTGTCGGCACACTACTTACTGGACCTACCTTGGAATTGGG CATTCCTCCTAGGATCGATAGTAGCCGCCGTGTCTCCTGCCGTGATCGTGCCCTGCCTGTTCCGCCTCAGGAACAAAGGCTACGGAGTGTCCAAGGGCATCCCGACGCTGGTCCTCGCCGTGTCCGGAGTCGATGACGCTGCCAGTGTAGCCGTCTTCGGAATTGTCTCCTCCTTGATGTTCTCGAGTTCCTCCATGACCATGAATATCATACAA GGTCCTTTGAGTATAGTCGTTGGATTAGTATTCGGTGGAGCTTGCGGTTACTTGTTGAAGGTTGTGCCGGAAAAGAACGATGCGTTTGTCGTCCCTCTTCGAGTGCTGATGTTGCTGGCGGGCGGGATAGTGTCGGTGATTGGTTCCGAGGAAATCGGATGGGGAGGCGCAG gaCCCCTGGCGGTGATCGCGTTTGCCTTCTTCGCCGGCAAGAACTGGTCGGAGCAGGGCTGGGAGATGGAAGACAACCCTGTCGCGACAGCCTTCGAAATATTCTGGATGTTCTTCGAGCCCATGCTGTTCTCCGTTACGGGCGCTCAAATTGTG ATATCTGACCTGGAACTGCACTTGGTGTTAGTCGGTGGTGGTATTCTGGTTGGATGCATGATTCTTCGCGCCATCCTTACCAGCACCTGCGCGGTGAGAAGCAACCTCAacatgaaagaaaaaatattcgtCGGTCTTTCTTGGATGGCCAAAGCCACTGTACAG GCTGCGCTCGGACCAGTTGCTATGGACGCTGTGAAAAAAATGGCTGAACTCGGGGGTACATCCTCTGAAGATCTAATCAAGTACGAGAGATACGCAGACATCGTCCTAAATATTTGCATTATGTCAATCGTGATCACCGCGCCTCTTGGGGCGATCGTCATTACACTCACAGGCCCGCGACTACTCACCAAGACGACTAAGCCGCCTGTACTAGAAG GCTGGCGTCGTTCGCACCGTCCGTCGATCCGCGACATTTCCATCATCGACGAGGAGGAGGTGGCGGAGCGCGACGCGGAGGCGGACGCGCCGGAGTCGCCGGAGCCGccggcgcccgcgcccgcgcccgccgccgccagcacacccgcgcccgcgcccgcgcccgcgcccgcgcccatCACCGTCCAGCCCAACAGCCGCACATGA
- the LOC125226976 gene encoding sodium/hydrogen exchanger 9B2 isoform X2, translated as MADENSKDRENAPSERNGRVSSQAEGPSRRKSNLHNAMAGDLDTSWDRPTHIEGRYKKYSTTSSIYSKKALSQQSEHIERSWWYACCAKCHQEDSGIPSWEPPHWQKICPYPLCPSYRQFAQTLSVFIIGILVWAGVWIIMGDTAAPGGQLFMLTALTILAYFGGWLMVKITTLPALIGMLIVGIIMKNIGFVHFDPEYQKVCSYIRKIALTIILTRAGLDLDPVAMKKLFFTVIKLALIPWTFECVLCAVSAHYLLDLPWNWAFLLGSIVAAVSPAVIVPCLFRLRNKGYGVSKGIPTLVLAVSGVDDAASVAVFGIVSSLMFSSSSMTMNIIQGPLSIVVGLVFGGACGYLLKVVPEKNDAFVVPLRVLMLLAGGIVSVIGSEEIGWGGAGPLAVIAFAFFAGKNWSEQGWEMEDNPVATAFEIFWMFFEPMLFSVTGAQIVISDLELHLVLVGGGILVGCMILRAILTSTCAVRSNLNMKEKIFVGLSWMAKATVQAALGPVAMDAVKKMAELGGTSSEDLIKYERYADIVLNICIMSIVITAPLGAIVITLTGPRLLTKTTKPPVLEGWRRSHRPSIRDISIIDEEEVAERDAEADAPESPEPPAPAPAPAAASTPAPAPAPAPAPITVQPNSRT; from the exons GAATGGCCGCGTGTCGAGTCAAGCGGAGGGGCCTTCGCGGCGAAAAAGCAACCTCCACAATGCTATGGCGGGAGACTTGGATACATCTTGGG ATCGGCCAACGCACATCGAAGgaagatacaaaaaatattcaacgACATCATCTATTTATTCCAAGAAAGCGTTATCACAGCAAAGCGAACACATAGAAAG GTCGTGGTGGTACGCCTGTTGTGCAAAGTGTCATCAAGAAGACTCCGGCATTCCCTCGTGGGAACCTCCTCACTGGCAGAAGATATGTCCATATCCGCTATGTCCGTCCTACCGGCAGTTCGCGCAGACCTTATCAGTATTCATCATTG GCATACTGGTGTGGGCGGGTGTATGGATCATCATGGGCGACACCGCGGCGCCTGGCGGGCAGCTGTTCATGCTGACGGCGCTCACCATCCTGGCCTACTTCGGCGGCTGGCTGATGGTCAAGATCACCACGCTCCCGGCGCTCATAGGAATGCTCATCGTAGgaattattatgaaaaatatTGGTTTCGTCCACTTTGATCCGGAATACCAAAAAGTCTGCTCGTATATAAG GAAAATAGCTTTAACGATAATTTTAACACGAGCCGGCCTGGATCTGGACCCCGTAGCCATGAAAAAGttgttctttactgtaattaaGCTGGCATTGATACCGTGGACCTTCGAGTGTGTTCTGTGCGCAGTGTCGGCACACTACTTACTGGACCTACCTTGGAATTGGG CATTCCTCCTAGGATCGATAGTAGCCGCCGTGTCTCCTGCCGTGATCGTGCCCTGCCTGTTCCGCCTCAGGAACAAAGGCTACGGAGTGTCCAAGGGCATCCCGACGCTGGTCCTCGCCGTGTCCGGAGTCGATGACGCTGCCAGTGTAGCCGTCTTCGGAATTGTCTCCTCCTTGATGTTCTCGAGTTCCTCCATGACCATGAATATCATACAA GGTCCTTTGAGTATAGTCGTTGGATTAGTATTCGGTGGAGCTTGCGGTTACTTGTTGAAGGTTGTGCCGGAAAAGAACGATGCGTTTGTCGTCCCTCTTCGAGTGCTGATGTTGCTGGCGGGCGGGATAGTGTCGGTGATTGGTTCCGAGGAAATCGGATGGGGAGGCGCAG gaCCCCTGGCGGTGATCGCGTTTGCCTTCTTCGCCGGCAAGAACTGGTCGGAGCAGGGCTGGGAGATGGAAGACAACCCTGTCGCGACAGCCTTCGAAATATTCTGGATGTTCTTCGAGCCCATGCTGTTCTCCGTTACGGGCGCTCAAATTGTG ATATCTGACCTGGAACTGCACTTGGTGTTAGTCGGTGGTGGTATTCTGGTTGGATGCATGATTCTTCGCGCCATCCTTACCAGCACCTGCGCGGTGAGAAGCAACCTCAacatgaaagaaaaaatattcgtCGGTCTTTCTTGGATGGCCAAAGCCACTGTACAG GCTGCGCTCGGACCAGTTGCTATGGACGCTGTGAAAAAAATGGCTGAACTCGGGGGTACATCCTCTGAAGATCTAATCAAGTACGAGAGATACGCAGACATCGTCCTAAATATTTGCATTATGTCAATCGTGATCACCGCGCCTCTTGGGGCGATCGTCATTACACTCACAGGCCCGCGACTACTCACCAAGACGACTAAGCCGCCTGTACTAGAAG GCTGGCGTCGTTCGCACCGTCCGTCGATCCGCGACATTTCCATCATCGACGAGGAGGAGGTGGCGGAGCGCGACGCGGAGGCGGACGCGCCGGAGTCGCCGGAGCCGccggcgcccgcgcccgcgcccgccgccgccagcacacccgcgcccgcgcccgcgcccgcgcccgcgcccatCACCGTCCAGCCCAACAGCCGCACATGA